From Micromonospora nigra, one genomic window encodes:
- a CDS encoding DUF948 domain-containing protein, which translates to MGFFEVAALIAAIAFAMLVLILTLPILRLRHTVDATTRMINDLNDRTAPLLGDVNTTVRNVNVTLEQVQTSLDGVNLQLAKVDTMTSHAQNITANVANLATVVSAAAANPLVKVAAFGYGVRKAASARRHAETEREVRDTIKSQRRAARRGNR; encoded by the coding sequence GTGGGCTTTTTCGAGGTCGCGGCGTTGATCGCGGCGATCGCGTTCGCGATGCTGGTGTTGATCCTGACCCTGCCCATCCTGCGGCTGCGGCACACCGTGGACGCGACCACCCGCATGATCAACGACCTCAACGACCGCACCGCGCCGCTGCTCGGTGACGTCAACACCACGGTCCGCAACGTCAACGTCACTCTGGAACAGGTGCAGACCTCCCTGGACGGGGTGAATCTCCAACTGGCCAAGGTCGACACGATGACCAGCCACGCGCAGAACATCACCGCCAACGTCGCGAACCTGGCCACCGTCGTCTCCGCCGCTGCCGCGAACCCGCTGGTCAAGGTCGCTGCCTTCGGCTACGGCGTACGCAAAGCCGCCTCCGCCCGACGGCACGCCGAGACCGAGCGCGAGGTCCGCGACACGATCAAGTCCCAGCGTCGCGCCGCCCGACGTGGCAACCGCTGA
- a CDS encoding replication-associated recombination protein A gives MESDALFTLGEPASAPRVAAGSGGVDDLTYAGADAPLPVRMRPTSLDELVGQEHLLAPGAPLRQLVTGSAPMSVILWGPPGSGKTTIANLVARATDRRFVAMSALSAGVKDVRAVIDTARRQRRSGGPQTVLFIDEVHRFSKTQQDSLLAAVEDRTVTLLAATTENPYFSVISPLLSRCVLLTLHPLDDAAVRGLLRRAVADQRGLGGALALDTEAEDHLVRLAGGDVRKALTALEAAAASASARGADRIDLATAEQAVDTAAVRYDRAGDAHYDVTSAFIKSMRGSDVDAALHWLARMLVAGEDARFIARRLVIFASEDVGMADPAALGVATAAAHAVEYVGLPEAQLNLAQAVIHLATAPKSNSATTAIGAALSDVRAGRGGPVPRGLRDAHYSGARGLGHGTGYRYPHDDQRGVVTQQYAPDDLVGTDYYRPSQHGAERAVASRLPLLRRIVRGLPAPPVRPEPAAARPDALAAVGTAAKTDGATGTGAAAAREGGETADGEERQ, from the coding sequence ATGGAGTCCGACGCCCTCTTCACCCTCGGTGAACCCGCCAGCGCACCCCGTGTCGCGGCGGGTTCCGGCGGCGTCGACGACCTCACGTACGCCGGGGCGGACGCCCCCCTGCCCGTCCGGATGCGCCCGACGAGCCTGGACGAACTGGTCGGCCAGGAACACCTGCTCGCCCCCGGTGCCCCGCTGCGGCAACTCGTCACGGGCAGCGCGCCCATGTCGGTCATCCTCTGGGGACCCCCCGGCAGCGGCAAGACCACCATCGCGAACCTGGTCGCCCGGGCGACCGACCGGCGGTTCGTCGCCATGTCCGCCCTGTCGGCCGGGGTGAAGGACGTCCGGGCCGTCATCGACACGGCCCGCCGGCAGCGCCGCTCCGGCGGCCCGCAGACCGTACTGTTCATCGACGAGGTTCACCGGTTCAGCAAGACCCAGCAGGACTCGCTGCTCGCCGCCGTCGAGGACCGGACGGTCACCCTGCTGGCGGCGACCACCGAGAACCCGTACTTCTCGGTCATCTCGCCGTTGCTGTCGCGCTGCGTGCTGCTCACCCTCCACCCGCTGGACGACGCGGCCGTGCGTGGCCTGCTGCGCCGCGCGGTGGCCGACCAGCGCGGCCTGGGCGGCGCGCTGGCCCTGGACACCGAGGCCGAGGACCACCTGGTACGCCTCGCCGGTGGCGACGTACGCAAGGCACTGACCGCGCTGGAGGCGGCCGCCGCGTCGGCGTCGGCCCGGGGCGCCGACCGCATCGACCTCGCCACCGCCGAGCAGGCGGTGGACACCGCGGCGGTGCGCTACGACCGGGCCGGTGACGCCCACTACGACGTGACCAGCGCCTTCATCAAGAGCATGCGCGGTTCGGACGTGGACGCCGCCCTGCACTGGCTGGCCCGGATGCTCGTCGCCGGGGAGGACGCCCGGTTCATCGCCCGCCGACTGGTGATCTTCGCCAGCGAGGACGTGGGCATGGCCGACCCGGCCGCGCTCGGTGTGGCCACCGCCGCCGCCCACGCCGTCGAGTACGTGGGCCTTCCGGAGGCCCAGCTCAACCTGGCCCAGGCGGTCATCCACCTGGCCACCGCGCCCAAGTCGAACTCGGCCACGACCGCGATCGGTGCCGCCCTGTCCGACGTGCGCGCCGGGCGCGGCGGTCCGGTGCCGCGCGGGCTGCGCGACGCGCACTACTCCGGTGCCCGGGGCCTGGGTCACGGCACCGGCTACCGCTACCCGCACGACGACCAGCGGGGCGTGGTCACCCAGCAGTACGCCCCCGACGACCTGGTGGGCACCGACTACTACCGGCCCAGCCAGCACGGCGCGGAGCGCGCGGTGGCCAGCCGGCTGCCCCTGCTGCGTCGGATCGTCCGGGGGCTGCCCGCCCCGCCGGTCCGCCCGGAACCGGCAGCCGCCCGGCCGGATGCGCTGGCCGCCGTGGGCACCGCGGCGAAGACCGACGGCGCGACGGGCACGGGTGCCGCTGCGGCGCGAGAGGGCGGCGAAACCGCCGACGGGGAGGAACGACAGTGA
- a CDS encoding GNAT family N-acetyltransferase: MIIADEALDGRDTILAATGHHPFSRHALRPGGRVRGWRRDATVTWLPLGEPDPPAGALGAPGPALGAVVGLAADRLLRPGQRLHLPRLDAATLAQRPSVAAHADWDFLWTTTPPPRQPDEERVVRLGEADLPALSALIEQAFPTTTSRPGDPRVVGWYGVREGDRLVACGADRSRGDVGFLAGLTVAPDRRGRGLGATLTAAMTRAVAPAHGLVALGVYTVNVAAIRLYQRLGYTHRLALSSVRLPD; this comes from the coding sequence ATGATCATCGCCGACGAGGCCCTCGACGGGCGGGACACGATCCTGGCCGCCACGGGCCACCATCCGTTCTCCCGGCACGCGCTGCGCCCCGGCGGCCGGGTACGCGGCTGGCGGCGGGACGCCACCGTGACGTGGCTGCCGCTGGGCGAGCCGGATCCGCCGGCGGGCGCCCTCGGCGCGCCCGGTCCGGCGCTGGGTGCGGTCGTGGGCCTGGCCGCCGACCGACTGCTGCGCCCCGGCCAGCGGCTGCACCTGCCGCGCCTCGACGCGGCCACGCTCGCCCAGAGACCGTCGGTGGCCGCGCACGCCGATTGGGACTTCCTCTGGACGACCACGCCGCCGCCCCGGCAGCCCGACGAGGAACGGGTGGTACGCCTCGGCGAGGCGGACCTTCCCGCGCTGAGCGCACTGATCGAGCAGGCCTTCCCCACCACCACGTCCCGGCCGGGCGACCCCCGGGTGGTCGGCTGGTACGGCGTGCGCGAGGGCGACCGGCTGGTAGCCTGCGGGGCGGATCGCAGCCGCGGCGACGTGGGCTTCCTCGCCGGCCTGACCGTGGCCCCCGACCGGCGCGGCCGAGGGCTCGGGGCGACCCTGACCGCCGCGATGACCCGGGCGGTCGCGCCGGCGCACGGGCTGGTGGCCCTCGGGGTCTACACCGTCAACGTCGCGGCGATCCGCCTCTACCAGCGACTCGGCTACACCCACCGGCTCGCGCTCAGCTCGGTAC